Below is a genomic region from Halobacterium sp. CBA1132.
CGCGACCGCCGGCGCCGAATCGAGGAGAGCGAGCAGCGCTACCGCACGCTCGTGGAGAACTTCCCGAACGGCGCGGTCGGCCTCTTCGACGAAGACCTCCGGTACACGGCTGTCGGCGGCGAACTCGTCAGCGAGGGCGACATCTCGCCGGAGGACCGCGTCGGCCGCCGCGTCCACGACATCTACCCGGACCATCTCGTCGAGGAACTCGAGCCACACTTCGAGGCGGCCCTCGACGGCGACCCGCAGGGCTTCGAGACGGAGTTCGACGGAACGCACCTGTCCGCGCGCGTCCTCCCCACTCGCGGCCCGGACGGCGACGTCGACGGCGGAATGCTCGTCGTCCAAGACGTCACCGAGCAGCGGGAGCGCGAACAGGCGCTCGCGGACGCGAAATCCCAGATGGAGGCCGCCGCACAAGCGGGCGCGGTCGGCACGTGGGAGTGGCACGTCCCCGAGGACCGCTTCGTCGCCGATGCCTCGCTGGCACGCCTGTTCGGCATCGACCCCGATCGCGCCCGCGAGGGCGTGCCGCTGTCGGAGCTCGTCGCCTCGATTCACGAGGACGACCGCGAGCGCGTCGCCGCCGCCATCGACGAGGCCGTCGAGACGTGCGGCGAGTACGAGGAGGAGTACCGCGTCTACGACGCCGACGGCGACGTCCGCTGGGTGGTCGCGCGCGGCTACGTCGAGTGCGAGGACGGCGAGGCAGTGACGTTCCCGGGCGCGATTACGGACATCACCGAGAAGAAGCGCGCCGAGCGCGAAATCGAACAGCACCGCGAGCAACTGGAGACGCTGTTCGAGGTGCTGCCGGTCGGCGTCGTCGTCGCGAACGCCGACGGGGAACTCGTGGAGGCGAACGGCATCGCGAAACGCATCTGGGGCGGCGCGGACTTCGACGCCGAGTCCGTCGACGAGTACGACCAGTACACGGCGTGGTGGGCGGATTCCGGCGAGCGCGTCGAGCCGGACGAGTACGCGCTCGCTCGCGTGCTGGACGGCGAGCCCGTGGTCGAGCCCGACGTCTACGACATCGAGGCCGCGGACGGCTCCGAGCGCGTCATCGAGGTCCGCGGGATGCCGGTGTACGACGACGGCGAGGTCGTGCGCGGCGTCATCACGATGACCGACGTCACCGAGCGCGCCGACCGCGACCGCACGCTCGAACGCCGCGCGCACCAGCAGCGGGTCGTCGCCGACCTCGGGCAGCGCGCGCTCGAAGCCGACGACCTCGACGAGTTGATGGTCGAAGCGACCCGCCGCGTGGCGGACGTCCTCGACAACGAGTACGGCAAAGTCCTCGACCTCGACGAGTCGGACGGCGAGCTACTGATGCGGGAGGGTGCAGGCTGGCGCGAGGACGTCGTCGGGTCGGCGACCATCGACGCGGATGCCGAGCGGTCGCAGGCCGGGTACACGCTCCAGACGGAGGAGCCGGTCGTCGTCGAGGACTTCGAGGCGGAGGACCGATTCGACGCTCCGGCCCTGCTCGTGGACAACGGCGCGCAGAGCGGTATCAGTACGATAATCGGCTCCGTCGAGAACCCGTGGGGCATCTTCGAGACCCACGACACCGCCGTTCAGGAGTTCTCCGAGGAGGACGTCAACTTCGTGCAGAGCGTCGCGAACGTCCTCGCGGACGCCATCGAGCGCGAGCGCTACGACGCCGAGCGCGAACAGCTCGTCGCGGACTTGGCGGCGTCCAACGAGCGCCTCGAACAGTTCGCGTACGCGGCCTCCCACGACCTCCAAGAGCCGCTGCGGATGGTGTCCAGCTACCTCTCGCTCATCGAGGACCGGTACGGCGACGAACTCGACGAGGACGGCCGGGAGTTCCTCGACTACGCGGTCGACGGCGCCGACCGGATGCAGGAGATGATAGACGCGCTGCTGGAGTACTCCCGCGTGGAGCGCGACGCGGACTTCGAGTCGGTCGACCTCGACGCGGTGTTCGCGGACGTCTGCCGGGACTTCGAGGTGAAAATCGTGGACAACGACGCGACGGTCGTCGCCGAGTCGCTTCCGACGGTCTCCGGCGACGAGGACCAGCTCCGGCAGGTGTTCGGGAACCTCCTGAGCAACGCCATCGAGTACGGCGGCGACGAGCCGACGGTCCGCGTGTCCGCCGAGCGCGGCGACCGCGAGTGGGTGGTCTCGGTCAGCGACGACGGCATCGGCATCGACCCCGACCACGCCGACCGAATCTTCGAGGTGTTCCAGCGGCTCCACACCCACGACGAACACGAGGGGACGGGCGTCGGGCTGGCGCTCGTCCAGCGCATCGTCGAACGCCACGGCGGCGACATCTGGGTGGAGTCGACACCCGGCGAGGGGGCAACGTTTTACTTCAGTATCCCCGACAGGGACCAACGCGATGACTGAGCACCGCGACGGCGAACCCGTCGACATCCTGTTGGTCGAAGACAACCCCGGCGACGTGCGCCTCACGCGAGAGGCGTTCGCGGAAGCGCAAATCACCAACGACCTCCACGACGTCAACGACGGGGAAGCCGCACTCGACTTCCTCCACCAGCGCGGCGACTACGAGGACGCCCCGCGGCCCGACCTGCTGTTGCTGGACCTGAACCTCCCGAAAGTGGACGGTCTCGACGTCCTCGAAGAAGTGAAGACCGACGACGACCTGCGGACGATTCCGGTCGTCGTCCTCACGAGCTCCGAGGCCGAGGAGGACGTCGTGCGGAGCTACGAACAGCACACGAACGCGTACCTCACGAAGCCCATCGACCCCAACGAGTTCGTCGACGTGATTCAGTCCTTCGAGCGGTTCTGGTTGACGCTCGTCGAACTCCCGCCGAACACCGACTGACGCATGAGCGACGACGCACGCCCCCGAATCCTGCTGGTCGAGGACAACCCCGGTGACGCCCGCTACATCCGCGAAATGCTGGACGACGCCGTCTCGCTGGAGGCGCGCTCGTTCGACGACGACGCGCTCGTCGGTGACGGTGTCGGGGCGCAAGCCGACCGGCTCGTCCACGAGACCCGCCTCGACGACGCCCTCGACCACCTCGACGACGCCAGCGCCGACGTCGTCCTCCTCGACCTCGGACTCCCCGACAGTAAGGGACTGGAGTCGCTCACGACGCTGCTCGACCACCACGCCGAGGTGCCGGTCGTCGTCCTCACCGGACTGACCGACCGCGAAGTCGGGATGGAGGCGCTGCGCCGCGGCGCCGAGGAGTTCCTCGTGAAAGACGAGATTAACCCCGAGCTGCTCGTGCGCTCGGTCCACCACGCCATCGAGCGGCGGGCGCACCGCCGCGAGAAGAAGCGCTACGAGGCGCTCATCGAGGAGTCCACGGACGTCAACGCCATCGTCGACCCGGGCGGAACGATTCAGTACGTCACGCCGTCCGTGGAGCACGTGCTCGGCTACGACACCGACGAACTGGTCGGTGAGAACGCCTTCGACTACATCCATCCCGACGACCGTGCCGCGGTCGGCGAGGAGTTCGACCGACTCGCCGGCGACCCCGACTACCGCGCGACCGTCGACTTCCGAATTCGCTGCTCGGACGACTCGTGGGTGTTCTTGGACGGGCGCGGGCGCAACCTCCTCGACGAACCGGCGATAGACGGGTTCGTCGTCTACACCCGCGACGTCACCGAACAGCGCGAGTACGAACGCCAACTGGAAGCCCAGCGCGAGCGCCTCGCCGCGCTGAACCAGTTGAACGGCGTCATCCGCGACGTCGCGAGCGCGGTCGTCGAGCAGTCCACGCGTGAGGAGATCGAACGTATCACCTGCGAGCGCCTCGCGGCGTCGCCGTCCTACGAGTTCGCGTGGGTCGCCGAACCGGGTTCTGAGACGCAGTCTGTGAGCGTGCGCGCGAGCGCCGGCACCGACGGCTACCTCGACGACGTGTCGCTGTCCGTGGATCCCGACGACCCGACCGGCGAAGGCCCGACGGGGCGCGCGCTCCGCACCGGCAAGATACAGACCGTCGTCGACGTCTACGACGACATCGACTACGAGCCGTGGCGCGATGTCGCCGACAAGTACGGCTTCCGGTCGTCGGCCGCCATCCCGATTCGTCACGAGGACACCACGTACGGCGTGTTGAACGTGTACGCCGACCGCTCGGACGCGTTCCGCGAACAGGAGCGGACCGTCGTCGAGCACCTCGGTCGCCTCGTCGGGCACGCCATCGCGGCCGCCGAGCGCAAGCGCGCGCTGTTGAGCGACGCGGTCGTGGAACTGGAGTTCCGGATTCCGGACACCGCCGAGGCGTTCGGCGCCGACCGCGCCCCGTCGGCGCCCGTGACCTTCGAGCGGACGATTCCGGTCGGCGACGGCGAGTTCATCGTCTACGGCACCACGGCCGCGGACACGATGGACGACCTGTCGGCGCTCGCCGGCGAGGTACCGTGGTGGGGAGCGGCGAGCGTTGTCAGCGAGCACGGCGACAACGTGCGCTTCGAACTCCCGCTCTCGGACCCGCCGCTGACGACCACGGTGGCGTCGATGGACGGCTCCGTCGAGGAGGTTGTTGTCGATGACGACGTCCGGGTTCGGGTCCAACTTCCTCAGAACGTCGACGTGCGGGCGGTCGTCGACGAGGTCCAGGACGCCTACGAGTCCGCGGAGGCGGTGGCCCGCCGGCAGGTCACGGGCGACGACGAGCGCGGGGACCGCGTTGCCGACGTGTGGGCGAACGAACTCACCGACCGCCAGCGCACCGTCGTCGAGACGGCGTACTTCGCGGGGTTCTTCGAGTGGCCGCGAGCGACCAGCGGCGAGGACGTCGCGGCGTCGCTGGACATCGCCGGGCCGACGTTCTCACAGCACCTGCGCGCGGCCGAGAACAAGATTTTCGCGCGCATCGTCGGGGACGAGGCGTCGGACTAGAACTGCGGGAGCGACAGCGGCACCGACCCCTTCGTGTAGCCGTCCACTGAGCCGTCGGGCCGCACGCGGAACACGACCGCGGGCCGGTGGCCGACGTCCGGCTGTTCGCCGCGGACGCGGCGCCACTCGTCGTCCGGGAACGACGAGCAGTCCACGAACAGGACCGCGCCGCCGCCGTGGGCTTCCAGTTGGCCGCTGGTCTTCGTCTCCGCGGTCTCCTTGACCGCTCGAATCGGCGTGTTCGCGGCGCGGTCGTTCGTCGGTACGGGACGGGTCACTTCGACGAGGACGCCGTGTTCGCCCTCGCGGTCCGCGCGGAAGTCCAGCGAGTGCCCGGTCGTCACCTCGATTTCGGGGGTGACCTCGTAGCCGGCCTCGTGGAGCAGCCACGCGGCGTGGAACTCGCTCATCGCGGCGCTGGCGCGCGCCAAGTCGAGGAACTCGGAGGTGCCGAGTTTCCCCGCCATGACGTGCCGTTCGTCGTCGAGGATGCCGGTGTCGAGGAAGGACTCGTAGAACGCGAGCGCGTCCGCGGCGTCCGCGTCGGGGAAGCCGGCGGCGTGCTCGCTGAAGAACTCCCGCGTCGTCTCGCGGCCGTCCTTCGAGCAGAACACGGGGAGGAAGAACCACGACAGCGTGGGGTAGTCGGCGAGCCACGGGTCCTCGTCGTGGAGTTCCGCGAGGAGTTCCCGCTGGGCCCACTCGGAGACATCCGCGGGCGCCTCGGCGAACGACTGCTTGTCCGTCCGCCAGAGCGCTTCCGGCGTCTCCGTGTTGCCGAGCCACCACCCGCCGTCGCGGTTCCAGCAGAACAGCGCGGTGTCGCCGTTGTCCACGTCGAACCGCCGGGCCTCGTAGCCCTCGGGGGGTTTGAACCACGGCGTCGAACTGCGCGCGCCGAGGTTGTCGTCGAGGTCTCTGTAGAGGAGGTCGTGGACGCGGTCGGCACTCCACGATTCGGTCGAGCGCCGGAACCGCAGCGGTTTCGCCACACGCGGAGTAGGCCTGCGGGAGGGATGAGTCTGTCGTCGGCGCGCCGGAACGCGGTTAGGCGGCTTCGAGCTCCTTCGGCCGGTACGTGACCGCGTCACGGCCGTAGTCGTCGAAGCGCACGACGATTCGCGGGCCGTCGCTGCCCGCGCGGACGTCGGTGACGACGCCGTCGTCGCCGAAGTGCTGGTGGCGGTCGTAGCCGTGGACCGCGAGCTTCGCCTTGTCCGCCGACTGGCGCGTGACGCGTACGGGTTGTCCGAGTCGCAGGTCCGCCTCCGAGATTGACATGTGACTACATACCACGCCCTTCGGTATGAATGTTTCGGCGGTCTGTCGAATATATTCGGGAGAACACACACCCGCGGGGACCGCAAACTACCGACCACGATGGCAGCGAAAACACTCGACCTGCGGGAGGTACCGCCGCCCGAACGCCACCCCAAGATACACGACGCCTTCGCGGAGTTAGACAGCGGCGAAGCGCTCGAACTCGTCAACGACCACGAGCCAAAGCCGCTGTTCTACGAGCTGCAGGCGGAAGTCGAATCCTTCGACGCGGACGCCTACGAGGTCGAACAGCGAGGTCCCAGCGAGTTCGTCGCGACACTCCCCAAGGTGTGAGCTGAGCGAGGCTCCCTCCTGCGTCGTGCCCGCTTTCCGCCGGCACACGCCGGCCGGCTCCTTCTCATCACCACTCAACTGCGCTTCTGCTACCCCACCTCACTCCGACTCTGCGTCCGTGGGCGCGTCCGCTGACGCGTCGCCGTCCCCGTCTCCGTCGGCCTGCTTCTCCATCGTGACGCGGTGCGGAGCGTACCCGCGGCGCTCGTAGAGGCGGCGCGCGGCCTCGTTGTCCCACAGCGCTTCGACCGCGAGGATGTCCGCGCCGGCCTCGCGTAGCTGGTGTTCCGCGTAGTCGAGCAGCGACGACCCGAGGCCGTCGCCGCGAGCGTCCGGCAGCA
It encodes:
- a CDS encoding response regulator; this encodes MTEHRDGEPVDILLVEDNPGDVRLTREAFAEAQITNDLHDVNDGEAALDFLHQRGDYEDAPRPDLLLLDLNLPKVDGLDVLEEVKTDDDLRTIPVVVLTSSEAEEDVVRSYEQHTNAYLTKPIDPNEFVDVIQSFERFWLTLVELPPNTD
- a CDS encoding DUF5784 family protein, which gives rise to MAKPLRFRRSTESWSADRVHDLLYRDLDDNLGARSSTPWFKPPEGYEARRFDVDNGDTALFCWNRDGGWWLGNTETPEALWRTDKQSFAEAPADVSEWAQRELLAELHDEDPWLADYPTLSWFFLPVFCSKDGRETTREFFSEHAAGFPDADAADALAFYESFLDTGILDDERHVMAGKLGTSEFLDLARASAAMSEFHAAWLLHEAGYEVTPEIEVTTGHSLDFRADREGEHGVLVEVTRPVPTNDRAANTPIRAVKETAETKTSGQLEAHGGGAVLFVDCSSFPDDEWRRVRGEQPDVGHRPAVVFRVRPDGSVDGYTKGSVPLSLPQF
- a CDS encoding DUF2249 domain-containing protein, with the translated sequence MAAKTLDLREVPPPERHPKIHDAFAELDSGEALELVNDHEPKPLFYELQAEVESFDADAYEVEQRGPSEFVATLPKV
- a CDS encoding PAS domain-containing protein, with the protein product MEEGETAAGSGSTGRRYEALAAAVDGGVLEVDADGQITGVDETFVEQTGRAADDAVEEPLAALFGEDADRIERALADDADATLTVTVDGAGGASTPFELRLRGVSSDGGTGAVGVLAPAVGDAGDRAHDPAERQRILQDFHDVTTDADRTFEERAAALLSIVRETIGTEYASLSKVDGSDYTFELVDARADIPVAFGEEFTLDETNCERIVETDETVVFQDIASDAPGFADRAANTELGLSCFLGAPVVVDGDVQATLCLLGSEPRTRGFSEWEVTLVELAAEWVSYELTQQRTRERLEQRNDALQASRRRYETVVENFPNGAVALVDDDLRYVTVGGSPVDTEDSTAEDLEGKHAEDVLSPELAAVLVPRYRAALDGEASTFECEVGERATQFHIFPVYDDGEVTGAMGMSQDVTERRDRRRRIEESEQRYRTLVENFPNGAVGLFDEDLRYTAVGGELVSEGDISPEDRVGRRVHDIYPDHLVEELEPHFEAALDGDPQGFETEFDGTHLSARVLPTRGPDGDVDGGMLVVQDVTEQREREQALADAKSQMEAAAQAGAVGTWEWHVPEDRFVADASLARLFGIDPDRAREGVPLSELVASIHEDDRERVAAAIDEAVETCGEYEEEYRVYDADGDVRWVVARGYVECEDGEAVTFPGAITDITEKKRAEREIEQHREQLETLFEVLPVGVVVANADGELVEANGIAKRIWGGADFDAESVDEYDQYTAWWADSGERVEPDEYALARVLDGEPVVEPDVYDIEAADGSERVIEVRGMPVYDDGEVVRGVITMTDVTERADRDRTLERRAHQQRVVADLGQRALEADDLDELMVEATRRVADVLDNEYGKVLDLDESDGELLMREGAGWREDVVGSATIDADAERSQAGYTLQTEEPVVVEDFEAEDRFDAPALLVDNGAQSGISTIIGSVENPWGIFETHDTAVQEFSEEDVNFVQSVANVLADAIERERYDAEREQLVADLAASNERLEQFAYAASHDLQEPLRMVSSYLSLIEDRYGDELDEDGREFLDYAVDGADRMQEMIDALLEYSRVERDADFESVDLDAVFADVCRDFEVKIVDNDATVVAESLPTVSGDEDQLRQVFGNLLSNAIEYGGDEPTVRVSAERGDREWVVSVSDDGIGIDPDHADRIFEVFQRLHTHDEHEGTGVGLALVQRIVERHGGDIWVESTPGEGATFYFSIPDRDQRDD
- a CDS encoding bacterio-opsin activator domain-containing protein; the protein is MSDDARPRILLVEDNPGDARYIREMLDDAVSLEARSFDDDALVGDGVGAQADRLVHETRLDDALDHLDDASADVVLLDLGLPDSKGLESLTTLLDHHAEVPVVVLTGLTDREVGMEALRRGAEEFLVKDEINPELLVRSVHHAIERRAHRREKKRYEALIEESTDVNAIVDPGGTIQYVTPSVEHVLGYDTDELVGENAFDYIHPDDRAAVGEEFDRLAGDPDYRATVDFRIRCSDDSWVFLDGRGRNLLDEPAIDGFVVYTRDVTEQREYERQLEAQRERLAALNQLNGVIRDVASAVVEQSTREEIERITCERLAASPSYEFAWVAEPGSETQSVSVRASAGTDGYLDDVSLSVDPDDPTGEGPTGRALRTGKIQTVVDVYDDIDYEPWRDVADKYGFRSSAAIPIRHEDTTYGVLNVYADRSDAFREQERTVVEHLGRLVGHAIAAAERKRALLSDAVVELEFRIPDTAEAFGADRAPSAPVTFERTIPVGDGEFIVYGTTAADTMDDLSALAGEVPWWGAASVVSEHGDNVRFELPLSDPPLTTTVASMDGSVEEVVVDDDVRVRVQLPQNVDVRAVVDEVQDAYESAEAVARRQVTGDDERGDRVADVWANELTDRQRTVVETAYFAGFFEWPRATSGEDVAASLDIAGPTFSQHLRAAENKIFARIVGDEASD